The following are from one region of the Stanieria cyanosphaera PCC 7437 genome:
- a CDS encoding GNAT family N-acetyltransferase, producing the protein MSKSSVKIRDAGVEDLNVIFSLITQKAEFDGGINSFFATTEQLKQTLFGNFPLARVLLAEIEEEVVGYALFFATYSSFLAQPSIWIDDLFVILPKRGQGIGTALLNHLAKIAQAQNYGRLEWTVNKNNHRAIAFYQQLGAKILEPIKLCRLNQTAIDQLASYSNR; encoded by the coding sequence ATGTCAAAATCGAGCGTAAAAATTCGCGATGCTGGAGTCGAAGACTTAAATGTAATCTTTAGTCTAATTACTCAGAAAGCTGAATTTGATGGCGGTATTAATAGTTTTTTCGCAACTACTGAGCAGTTAAAACAAACTTTGTTTGGTAATTTTCCATTAGCAAGGGTATTATTAGCCGAAATTGAAGAGGAAGTTGTTGGTTATGCCCTCTTTTTTGCCACTTATTCAAGTTTTCTCGCACAACCAAGTATTTGGATTGACGATCTTTTTGTTATTTTACCTAAACGCGGTCAAGGAATAGGTACAGCTTTGCTCAATCATTTAGCAAAAATCGCTCAAGCACAGAACTACGGTAGACTTGAGTGGACTGTGAATAAAAATAATCATAGAGCTATCGCTTTTTATCAACAACTTGGTGCCAAAATTTTAGAACCAATTAAACTTTGTCGACTCAATCAAACAGCTATCGATCAATTAGCAAGTTATTCAAATAGATAA
- a CDS encoding LysR family transcriptional regulator gives MELRHLHYFITVAEELHFSRAAQKLHIAQPPLSQQIRNLEAELGIKLFERTKRKVELTVAGKAFLVEARQVFAQVEKAVQIAQQADRGEIGRLMIGFNSSATYSVLPTILHRFRQAHPQIELVLKELTTSQQLEYLNRQQIDLGLLYLPLKEDNQLSYVRVYQESLVVAISATHPLAVETKISLSQLSQESLILPPHHLGEALYKEISKLLEQHNFVPQRVQEAIQLQTAISLVVGGIGVAIVPASLQNLQRAGVVYKTLQETTPEIEIGAVWRKHDSSPILNRFLDIIKTNKHLMGRRNAEDF, from the coding sequence ATGGAACTTCGGCATTTACACTATTTCATCACCGTTGCAGAAGAACTACACTTTAGTCGAGCAGCTCAAAAGCTTCATATTGCTCAACCGCCTTTAAGTCAACAAATTCGTAATCTGGAAGCAGAATTAGGAATTAAATTATTTGAAAGAACCAAAAGAAAAGTAGAATTAACAGTTGCAGGAAAAGCCTTTTTAGTAGAAGCTCGTCAAGTATTTGCTCAGGTAGAAAAAGCTGTTCAAATAGCACAACAAGCAGATCGTGGCGAAATTGGTCGCTTGATGATTGGTTTTAATAGTTCAGCGACATATAGTGTTTTGCCAACAATTCTCCATCGTTTTCGGCAAGCACATCCTCAAATAGAACTTGTTTTGAAAGAATTAACCACTAGCCAACAATTAGAATATCTTAATCGTCAACAAATCGATTTAGGTCTTTTATATTTACCTTTAAAAGAAGACAATCAATTATCTTATGTTCGAGTTTATCAAGAATCTTTAGTGGTGGCAATCTCAGCAACTCATCCTTTGGCAGTTGAAACAAAAATATCCCTAAGTCAACTTAGTCAAGAGTCGTTGATCTTACCTCCCCATCATTTAGGAGAAGCTCTCTATAAAGAAATTAGCAAATTGTTAGAACAACATAATTTTGTTCCTCAAAGAGTGCAAGAAGCTATTCAATTACAAACAGCAATTAGTTTAGTCGTAGGAGGTATCGGTGTTGCCATCGTTCCCGCTTCGCTGCAAAATCTTCAAAGAGCCGGAGTAGTTTATAAAACCTTGCAAGAAACAACTCCTGAAATTGAAATAGGTGCAGTTTGGCGCAAACATGATTCATCGCCGATTTTAAACAGATTTTTGGATATTATCAAAACAAACAAGCATTTGATGGGGCGCAGAAACGCAGAGGACTTTTAA
- a CDS encoding phospholipase D-like domain-containing protein, with protein sequence MLTVIEIFFWWLTVLFLVVGALLAVGFYFKGAWRDRAEYRIKHPPSPNVSRFPDILATITNSILTTGVVTGFWDKPSVIQQARLEAIGKAKHSIDFETFFMTPGQRANDFATAIAERATAGVKIRLLVDSYGTKKLSRQYWQRLQAIGVEIVFFNPFTWKAPLDYAGRTHRKLLIIDGKFALIGGAGISDLWDGTEKNDDTKPWLDIEMRLEGKIVSLLEGIFVQHWTFGGGVVDLERFVFPSFSVEDQLMIITPGANPSYRFSPIKALKQNGIICARKRIWLASPYFLPDPNSCELLVASKKDGLDVRILTTSDRSDKKPVYYASYEHYGSLLAGGVEIYEYQPSMIHAKMLLIDDLWVVTGSANFDPRSFFHNEELDIMTADPQLVENIKSVFEKGFAQSVRVSLSDWQQRSLWRHRILGNLVNFVQWQL encoded by the coding sequence ATGTTGACTGTAATTGAAATATTTTTTTGGTGGCTAACTGTTCTATTTCTCGTGGTTGGCGCGCTCCTCGCGGTCGGTTTTTATTTTAAAGGGGCCTGGCGCGATCGCGCTGAGTATCGAATCAAACACCCTCCTAGTCCGAACGTATCTCGTTTTCCTGATATCCTAGCCACTATTACCAACTCAATCTTAACCACTGGAGTAGTAACGGGTTTTTGGGACAAACCGTCTGTGATTCAACAAGCTCGCTTGGAAGCAATTGGGAAGGCAAAGCATAGTATCGATTTTGAAACTTTTTTTATGACTCCCGGACAGCGTGCCAATGATTTTGCTACCGCGATCGCCGAACGAGCAACAGCAGGAGTTAAAATTAGACTGCTCGTAGATAGTTACGGTACAAAAAAGCTCTCGAGACAATACTGGCAGCGTCTTCAAGCGATTGGTGTAGAAATAGTCTTTTTCAATCCTTTTACCTGGAAAGCCCCGCTCGACTATGCTGGACGGACTCACCGCAAGCTGTTAATAATTGACGGTAAGTTTGCTCTCATTGGTGGTGCAGGTATTTCCGATCTTTGGGATGGAACAGAAAAAAATGATGACACTAAACCTTGGCTAGATATCGAGATGCGTCTAGAAGGGAAAATTGTCTCGCTACTAGAAGGTATTTTTGTGCAGCACTGGACTTTTGGCGGTGGCGTAGTCGATCTTGAAAGATTTGTCTTTCCGTCTTTTTCAGTCGAGGATCAATTGATGATTATTACCCCTGGTGCAAACCCCAGTTATCGTTTTTCGCCGATTAAAGCCTTAAAACAGAATGGTATTATTTGTGCTAGAAAGCGTATTTGGCTTGCCAGTCCTTACTTTTTACCCGATCCTAATTCTTGCGAACTGCTGGTAGCCTCAAAAAAAGACGGGTTGGATGTACGCATCTTAACGACAAGCGATCGCAGTGATAAAAAGCCAGTTTATTACGCTTCTTACGAACATTATGGTTCTCTACTGGCTGGTGGCGTAGAAATTTATGAATATCAGCCCAGCATGATTCATGCCAAAATGCTGCTGATTGACGATCTTTGGGTAGTTACTGGAAGTGCTAATTTTGACCCGCGCAGCTTTTTCCACAATGAGGAACTCGATATCATGACAGCAGACCCCCAGTTAGTAGAAAACATTAAAAGTGTGTTTGAAAAAGGTTTTGCCCAAAGCGTACGCGTGAGCTTATCGGATTGGCAACAGCGGTCTTTATGGCGACACAGAATACTGGGAAATCTAGTTAACTTTGTCCAATGGCAGCTATGA
- a CDS encoding response regulator, with product MSLITNQREKRILVVDECKENLLLMQFILESQGYKVILAQNGKAALAEIVKTKLDLVILNMAIPNWQLERSFEVNNFGITCYLRTTPEFFHLPIVWLTEDRSLRFHPTLEINALIYKPFEIDELLSKIALLLGVKDNQQPKTFMKNTLSIDVEEQDPLRQQQAELEETLSKHHFQVFWDKLISEGYEIVINTTSFLAVS from the coding sequence ATGTCTTTAATAACCAATCAAAGAGAGAAACGCATCCTTGTGGTTGATGAGTGTAAAGAAAATTTATTGCTGATGCAATTTATTTTGGAGAGTCAAGGATATAAAGTAATTTTAGCTCAAAATGGCAAAGCTGCTCTTGCTGAGATAGTAAAAACCAAACTAGATTTGGTGATTTTGAATATGGCTATCCCAAATTGGCAACTAGAGCGGTCTTTCGAGGTTAATAATTTTGGCATTACTTGTTATTTACGAACTACTCCAGAATTTTTTCATCTACCGATTGTCTGGCTAACGGAGGATCGAAGTCTTCGGTTTCATCCAACCTTAGAAATTAATGCGCTAATTTACAAACCTTTTGAGATTGATGAATTACTTTCTAAGATAGCATTATTACTGGGAGTTAAAGACAATCAGCAACCTAAAACTTTCATGAAAAATACTTTATCTATTGATGTAGAAGAACAAGATCCACTTCGTCAACAACAAGCAGAGTTAGAAGAAACATTATCAAAACATCATTTCCAAGTTTTTTGGGATAAATTAATTTCTGAAGGATATGAGATTGTAATTAATACTACTTCGTTTTTAGCCGTTAGTTGA